The Deltaproteobacteria bacterium genome contains a region encoding:
- a CDS encoding DUF433 domain-containing protein yields MKSLELPAELFTCTPEGTWRLAGTRVSAASVIHGFWAGATPEQMCQDFPSLSLGQVYAVVAYYLSHRLELDRYLKQEHRVAERLRRRLKRQHRGFLADLRRRMLARRRTQAHAA; encoded by the coding sequence ATGAAGTCGCTGGAGCTTCCCGCGGAGCTTTTCACCTGCACCCCGGAAGGGACGTGGCGCTTGGCCGGTACCCGGGTGTCCGCTGCGAGTGTTATCCACGGGTTTTGGGCCGGCGCTACCCCGGAGCAGATGTGCCAGGATTTCCCCTCCCTCTCCCTCGGCCAGGTATACGCCGTGGTCGCGTACTACTTGTCTCACCGCTTGGAGCTTGATCGGTATCTCAAACAGGAACACCGGGTTGCGGAGCGGCTGCGGCGACGGCTCAAACGGCAGCACCGCGGCTTCCTCGCGGATCTGCGGCGGCGCATGCTGGCGCGCCGGCGCACCCAGGCACACGCGGCGTGA